The DNA segment TTTTCTTGAAAAGCTTGTCATTGCGGATGTTGCTGGGCTTGCGCCTGGGACTGGGACTTTGACTGTCTTTACAAATGAGAAGGGAGGCTCCATTGATGATTCGGTGGTCACCAAGGTGACCAATGATCACATATACCTGGTTGTTAATGCTGGATGCAGAGACAAGGATCTTGCCCATATTGAGGAACACATGAAGGCATTCACATCAAAAGGTGGCGACGTTTCGTGGCACATTCATGATGAGCGTTCCCTTCTAGCTCTGCAGGTCTGTGGTGACATTTCGTGTtctggttatttttgtttttcacaTAATTTGTTTGAATATTGCTCCTACCTATTGAGCTTGAAAAGTATCTATAAAATGGGGACCATCGTTTGAAGGGTTCGATCTATGGTTGATttacattaaaaaatatatatatctctgATTTGGTGATTAATGACATGTAGGTTGGAGAATATTGTGATTATGTTGATGACTTGTACACTCTCCTTTTAATTAAATTAGCAATTTTTCCCCATTTCAAATTACCTTCTTTGCATGAGTGCTGATTTCTGGAATAATTAAGCTGATTGCAGGAATTTAAAAATACTGGCTTctgattttcttcttctttttatttttttatatatgatcAAGGCATTGTATTCTGCTGATTTAATTTCTCTCTGCATTGTTTTATCTCTCGAGAAAATTATTTACGTATCCTTGGGTGGTTGTGAAAAATGGTTCTTTTATTCCTCTTTGTTCTTGTCTGTCAATGGTTTCCACTATGGTTTACGGGGAATTGCAGGTGGAAGGTGCTAAGATGACTGAAAGTTCAGTTGGAAGGTGTTAAGATGAATGAAAGTTAATGCAAGGCAGTAGGCTGATTCCTTTTCATGCACATTATATACAATGCTATCATGAACTATTCACTATTCCAAGCATGTCTTTCTATGCTCCTTTGTATTTGAATAtttgcaaattttgaagttatctTACCTCTCTTGTGCAGGGGCCTCTAGCTGCCCCAGTTCTCCAGCACCTGACAAAAGAAGATTTGAGCAAGATATACTTCAGTGACTTCAAAGTGATAGACATCAATGGATCGACCTGCTTTCTTACTCGAACAGGGTATGTTGTATGGATGTCATTTATGTGTACGTAAATGATTGTTTCTTCGAAGAACTGGTAGAAAGAACAAGGCTTGATGTCTTCTGTTTGTTGCGaaacatatttctttccttttaGAATATATATGTCCGTCATTACAACCACCACACGCATTGAAGTTTTGCACAGTTGATGAGTGTGTTAACAAAGGTATGGTAGGATTGATTCAGTTGTGTCATTATACTGCGCTGTGGTTTCCTGTTCCTTTGAGATTGTTTTCCAATGATCAGAAGTCTGATTCACTGATTCTCTAATCCATTGGCATAGCACGAATGGATGGAGATTCTCTTCTGTCTGTTCCATCATTTAAAAAATGACATTAAACTTTACAAACCTCCAGGTACACAGGCGAAGATGGCTTTGAAATCTCCGTCCCTTCAGAGCATGCAGTTGACCTTGCGAAAGCGATTCTTGACAAATCTGAGAATAAGGTAAGATTAACAGGGTTGGGTGCTCGGGACAGCCTTCGCCTCGAAGCTGGACTGTGCTTGTATGGCAACGACATGGAGCAGCACATAACACCTGTGGAGGCAGGATTAACATGGGCCATTGGTAAAAGACGAAGAGCCGAGGGAGGATTCTTGGGTGCTGAAGTAATACTCAAGCAAATCGAAGAAGGGCCATCAATTAGGAGAGTCGGTTTAATTTCTTCTGGCCCACCTGCTCGAAGTCATAGTGAGATTCAAGACGAGAAGGGACAAAACATCGGGGAAATCACGAGTGGGGGATTCAGCCCGTGTCTCAAGAAGAACATTGCAATGGGGTACGTGAAATCTGGATTGCACAAGCCAGGTACTAAAGTAAAGATCGTGATAAGGGGAAAATCATACGATGG comes from the Henckelia pumila isolate YLH828 chromosome 1, ASM3356847v2, whole genome shotgun sequence genome and includes:
- the LOC140886768 gene encoding aminomethyltransferase, mitochondrial; translation: MRGGLWQLGQSITRSLAHGDKKTIVRRCFASEADLKKTVLYDFHVAHGGKMVPFAGWGMPIQYKDSIMDSTINCRENGGLFDVSHMCGLSLKGKDSIAFLEKLVIADVAGLAPGTGTLTVFTNEKGGSIDDSVVTKVTNDHIYLVVNAGCRDKDLAHIEEHMKAFTSKGGDVSWHIHDERSLLALQGPLAAPVLQHLTKEDLSKIYFSDFKVIDINGSTCFLTRTGYTGEDGFEISVPSEHAVDLAKAILDKSENKVRLTGLGARDSLRLEAGLCLYGNDMEQHITPVEAGLTWAIGKRRRAEGGFLGAEVILKQIEEGPSIRRVGLISSGPPARSHSEIQDEKGQNIGEITSGGFSPCLKKNIAMGYVKSGLHKPGTKVKIVIRGKSYDGSVTKMPFVPTKYYKPS